The following coding sequences lie in one Peribacillus frigoritolerans genomic window:
- a CDS encoding spore germination protein: protein MIKKELQECSEENINNIKNTFHHTSDLIVRKIKTGFKSSFEVNIVYLDGIIDTDRIQEYVVKPLLEPFKTVKFNESFIDQIIERMIEAADVKITTQYKDLIEAIVQGNTIILINGYRKGIIIPSANWKERSLEESLGERSQKGPVIGLTEQMKTNINLLRSTIKTPDLCVEAMEFGTISKTAVSILFIEGIVDKGILKEVRKRLKSLKIKYVLNSKVVEDVLEGKPRTIFNLARPSGRIDGVVSSLYEGRVAIIVDGFPSAIIAPTLFMDLLQAPDEYHVKMGRFSNRIIRMICFFLAVYLPGIYIAIANFHKEDLTNKISKTLISKSELLPTFWEIAILLFIIRILLDASYRIPKTSVILLSLIGTIVIGETAVTAKLIHPLSLIIVGITTISSFLLANRGLLAAENTLRPLFLIIAYFFGFNGLIIAATIQIIYMVSLKSLGVPYLSPLIPFRIQELKDTIYRGDLQTLINSKHTYTEDDD from the coding sequence ATGATTAAAAAAGAATTGCAGGAATGCTCTGAAGAAAATATTAACAATATAAAGAATACATTTCATCATACATCTGACCTTATCGTTAGAAAAATAAAAACGGGCTTTAAAAGTTCTTTCGAAGTCAACATTGTCTATTTGGATGGAATTATTGATACAGACCGCATACAAGAATATGTTGTCAAACCATTATTAGAGCCGTTCAAGACTGTAAAGTTTAATGAATCATTTATTGATCAAATTATCGAAAGAATGATTGAAGCAGCAGATGTGAAAATCACGACTCAGTACAAAGACTTAATAGAAGCTATCGTACAAGGAAATACCATTATATTGATTAATGGGTATAGAAAAGGAATTATCATACCATCAGCCAATTGGAAGGAAAGAAGCCTTGAAGAATCTTTAGGAGAACGGTCACAAAAGGGTCCAGTTATTGGGCTAACAGAACAAATGAAAACAAATATTAATTTGTTAAGAAGTACAATAAAAACTCCCGATCTCTGTGTAGAAGCAATGGAATTTGGGACAATCTCAAAAACAGCAGTTTCAATATTATTTATAGAAGGCATTGTTGATAAAGGAATTTTAAAAGAAGTACGAAAGAGGCTAAAAAGTCTAAAAATAAAGTATGTACTAAATTCAAAAGTGGTGGAAGATGTATTGGAAGGAAAACCAAGAACAATTTTCAATTTAGCAAGACCTTCAGGACGAATTGATGGAGTTGTATCCTCATTATATGAAGGAAGAGTAGCAATAATAGTAGATGGTTTCCCTAGTGCTATCATTGCACCCACACTTTTTATGGATTTATTACAGGCACCAGATGAATATCACGTAAAAATGGGTCGGTTTTCAAATCGAATAATAAGAATGATTTGCTTTTTCTTAGCTGTATACTTACCTGGTATTTATATTGCGATAGCAAATTTTCATAAAGAAGATTTAACTAACAAAATTTCAAAGACACTTATATCTAAAAGTGAGTTATTACCAACCTTTTGGGAAATTGCTATTCTTTTATTTATCATAAGAATATTATTAGATGCTTCATATCGTATTCCGAAAACTTCAGTGATTTTGCTTTCCTTAATCGGAACAATCGTAATAGGCGAAACAGCTGTTACTGCAAAACTAATTCATCCACTTAGTCTCATAATAGTAGGTATAACAACTATTTCTAGTTTTCTACTCGCTAACAGAGGACTGCTTGCTGCTGAAAATACATTAAGACCTCTTTTTTTGATTATTGCTTATTTTTTTGGATTTAACGGATTAATCATCGCTGCAACAATTCAAATAATTTATATGGTAAGCCTTAAATCTTTAGGTGTTCCCTATCTTTCGCCTTTGATTCCGTTTAGGATACAGGAATTGAAAGATACAATATATAGGGGAGATTTACAGACACTAATTAATAGCAAACATACTTATACTGAGGATGATGATTAA
- a CDS encoding cell wall hydrolase translates to MLNVKKMSFVVFICFMFFIPNSIFAQEILHNGSQGQAVYDLQENLKKMGYFNSQPTGYYGSITDHAVKQLQLDSGLLPDGVFGFQTQQKLNSIEMMARVVHGEARGETYKGKVAVAAVILNRMSTPGFPKNTYDVIFQTNAFTAVHDGQYYLTPNSYSYRAVIDALQGWDPTHGSVYYYNPFSATDEWIFTRETVIRIGNHLFAK, encoded by the coding sequence ATGTTAAATGTAAAAAAAATGTCGTTTGTTGTTTTTATTTGTTTCATGTTTTTTATACCCAATTCAATCTTTGCTCAAGAAATTTTACACAATGGAAGTCAAGGACAAGCAGTTTATGACTTACAAGAAAATTTAAAGAAAATGGGTTACTTTAACAGTCAACCAACAGGGTATTATGGTTCAATTACTGATCATGCAGTGAAACAACTTCAACTAGATTCTGGACTATTACCAGATGGAGTTTTTGGATTCCAAACACAACAAAAATTAAATAGTATTGAAATGATGGCCAGGGTTGTTCATGGAGAAGCTCGAGGAGAAACTTATAAAGGAAAAGTAGCTGTCGCTGCAGTAATTTTGAACCGAATGTCAACGCCAGGTTTTCCTAAAAATACTTACGATGTTATTTTCCAGACAAATGCTTTTACAGCTGTACATGATGGGCAATATTATTTGACCCCAAATAGCTATTCTTATCGAGCTGTTATTGATGCATTACAAGGTTGGGATCCTACTCATGGTTCTGTTTATTATTATAATCCGTTCTCGGCAACAGATGAATGGATTTTCACTAGGGAAACAGTCATTAGAATAGGCAACCACTTATTTGCAAAGTAA
- a CDS encoding TetR/AcrR family transcriptional regulator, producing the protein MSKKNNPTNQKQMSFIEKARRAQIVECAIETIAEVGYAQASLGQIAKRAKISKGVISYHFANKEELLEQIPIEYYMAWQSYIAPRIEAQKSPKEMLRVYIESNLTFVDENRKHVFAVIETVSNQRTADGKLRFAADHDETILLPIENILTLGMQEGIFREFTRSSARVMALTIRNAIDGFTIELMRKPHLDVQEYTRELVTIFGKSTKK; encoded by the coding sequence ATGAGTAAAAAAAATAATCCAACTAACCAAAAACAAATGTCATTCATCGAAAAAGCTCGTAGAGCTCAAATTGTGGAATGTGCGATTGAAACAATCGCAGAAGTAGGTTACGCTCAAGCCTCTTTAGGACAAATTGCAAAACGTGCAAAAATCAGTAAGGGGGTTATTTCTTATCACTTTGCAAATAAAGAGGAATTATTGGAGCAAATACCTATTGAATACTATATGGCTTGGCAATCATATATTGCTCCACGAATAGAAGCTCAAAAATCTCCTAAAGAAATGCTTCGGGTGTATATTGAATCCAATCTTACATTCGTAGATGAAAATCGGAAGCATGTTTTCGCTGTTATAGAAACGGTTTCTAATCAGAGAACTGCTGATGGTAAACTTCGGTTTGCAGCAGACCATGATGAAACTATTTTACTTCCAATTGAAAATATTCTCACCCTAGGGATGCAAGAAGGAATTTTCCGAGAATTTACAAGATCATCGGCAAGGGTGATGGCGTTAACAATAAGAAATGCCATTGACGGGTTCACCATTGAATTAATGAGAAAGCCACATTTAGATGTTCAGGAGTATACTAGAGAACTGGTTACAATCTTCGGTAAATCAACTAAAAAGTAA
- a CDS encoding S8 family serine peptidase: MKKKILHTVLSIAVGAGILSVGGVPAQAKSQNQEMNDTYAIAFKSGLPENYQEVIRKAGGKVTKVLPEVGGIEAQSDEPSFLKNLKSNSSIEAANREIPLTLNKTAVSPYNYESSIISQQKSESYWDSQWDIQRVTNDGKSYDLETGGYKNKDGSITHKAVVGVIDTGIDESHPDLKNNIIGGRNLVPAGMDESETGDPTDIKDRNGHGTHVAGIIGANGKVSGVGPDLGIRSYRVLYSEQALGLPTWIIDGIIAATNDKVDVINMSLRFYNNTKMTIEGESYKSVAETLLWKRAIQYAVKNGVTVVAGSGNESLNLDDKKEVNEFLNKMYEPYGMSVKGPATVVPAQMPGVINVSASTKWSTQQLAFYSNYGNSAIDVAAPGGDYGPKYAETNDPATADPSNLILSTWPTYLGTPYEFNAGTSMATPQVAGIAGVIKAAHPEYKPAQVTARIKQTAIDYGKNGQDALFGSGEANAYRALENIKK; encoded by the coding sequence ATGAAAAAGAAAATTCTACATACGGTACTTTCGATTGCAGTAGGAGCAGGGATACTATCCGTTGGTGGTGTTCCCGCCCAAGCTAAGAGTCAAAATCAGGAGATGAATGACACATACGCAATAGCTTTTAAAAGTGGATTACCAGAGAATTATCAAGAGGTAATACGGAAAGCTGGTGGTAAAGTAACCAAAGTTCTTCCCGAAGTTGGAGGAATAGAAGCTCAATCTGACGAGCCTTCTTTTCTTAAAAACCTAAAAAGTAATTCTTCAATTGAGGCTGCTAACAGAGAAATTCCCCTAACGTTAAACAAAACAGCAGTCAGCCCTTATAACTATGAGTCTAGTATCATCAGCCAGCAAAAATCAGAGAGTTATTGGGACTCCCAATGGGATATTCAAAGGGTGACCAACGACGGGAAATCATATGATTTAGAAACAGGCGGATATAAAAATAAAGATGGCAGTATTACTCATAAAGCAGTGGTGGGAGTGATTGATACTGGAATTGATGAGTCTCATCCTGACTTAAAGAATAATATAATAGGTGGACGTAATCTTGTTCCTGCTGGAATGGATGAATCTGAAACAGGTGATCCCACTGATATAAAAGATCGCAATGGGCACGGTACCCACGTTGCCGGGATCATTGGAGCAAATGGTAAAGTAAGCGGTGTAGGACCAGATTTAGGAATCCGATCCTATCGCGTATTATACTCAGAGCAAGCCCTTGGATTACCCACTTGGATTATAGATGGAATTATTGCAGCAACAAATGACAAGGTAGATGTTATTAATATGTCTCTTCGTTTCTATAATAATACCAAAATGACAATTGAGGGAGAAAGTTATAAATCAGTCGCTGAAACGTTACTTTGGAAGAGAGCAATTCAATATGCAGTAAAGAATGGAGTAACTGTAGTAGCCGGTAGTGGTAATGAAAGTTTAAATTTAGATGACAAGAAGGAAGTAAACGAATTTTTAAATAAAATGTATGAACCATATGGAATGAGCGTGAAAGGGCCTGCAACTGTGGTACCAGCACAAATGCCAGGAGTTATTAATGTGTCTGCCTCCACAAAATGGTCCACTCAACAGCTTGCTTTCTACTCTAATTATGGAAACAGTGCTATTGACGTGGCAGCTCCTGGAGGAGATTACGGGCCTAAATATGCAGAAACCAATGATCCTGCGACGGCTGATCCTAGTAACTTAATCCTAAGTACTTGGCCTACCTATTTAGGTACTCCATATGAGTTTAATGCTGGCACTTCTATGGCCACTCCTCAAGTAGCTGGAATTGCAGGAGTTATTAAGGCAGCTCATCCGGAGTATAAACCTGCCCAAGTAACAGCACGTATTAAGCAAACAGCTATTGATTATGGAAAGAATGGACAAGATGCTTTATTTGGTTCAGGAGAAGCAAATGCTTATAGAGCATTAGAAAATATAAAGAAGTAG
- a CDS encoding SMI1/KNR4 family protein, whose amino-acid sequence MNDVIDLIDTRKPGVTDVDIKSAEEQLRVVFPKQFKELFKLSNNAQIDVWTLFPIKDSKNLKRTWDDIVRQNQDVRDERMADDLISIGEDGTGDILCFRIVDTVMDGKIYIWYHETEELEELASSLKEFIVSNSEFEDEIDEGE is encoded by the coding sequence ATGAATGATGTAATCGATTTGATTGACACAAGAAAACCTGGTGTTACGGATGTAGATATAAAATCAGCAGAAGAACAATTAAGAGTTGTATTTCCCAAACAATTCAAAGAACTTTTTAAACTATCTAACAATGCTCAGATTGATGTATGGACTCTGTTTCCTATTAAAGACTCCAAAAACTTAAAGAGAACCTGGGATGATATTGTAAGACAAAATCAAGATGTGAGAGATGAAAGAATGGCTGATGACCTAATATCTATTGGTGAAGATGGTACAGGGGACATATTATGTTTTCGGATTGTTGATACGGTAATGGATGGTAAAATTTATATTTGGTATCACGAAACCGAAGAATTAGAAGAATTAGCTTCTAGCTTAAAAGAATTTATTGTATCGAATTCTGAATTTGAAGATGAGATTGATGAGGGTGAATAA
- a CDS encoding YesK family protein, whose product MDILFSPYASYGITFILLVTFVIALRKNKKGIAIVCPLIFIFLGIISIVSGPLVVGGFEGMAVSISGFVYLGLGAITQLINSLIIYRTKNNS is encoded by the coding sequence ATGGATATTTTATTCTCTCCTTATGCAAGCTACGGGATTACCTTTATACTTCTAGTTACTTTTGTAATAGCTCTTAGAAAGAACAAAAAAGGAATAGCAATTGTTTGTCCACTTATTTTCATCTTTTTAGGCATTATTAGTATCGTATCTGGCCCTTTAGTTGTAGGAGGTTTTGAAGGAATGGCTGTTTCCATATCAGGTTTTGTTTATTTAGGGTTAGGAGCCATTACACAACTTATAAACAGTCTAATTATTTACAGGACAAAAAATAATTCCTAA
- a CDS encoding GrpB family protein: MEKAFLVHKKIIKELLAEADIQHIRSTAIPNCLTKGDLDIQVRVIPEHFSKAVQALSQLYELNDGSVKTSFFSSFKDDTKIPPLGVQLSVIDSEYDYIWKFRDVLLRSDAYRMEYDELKRKYEGKKMDEYREAKNEFFQRLMKSPEFNNL, encoded by the coding sequence GTGGAGAAAGCTTTCTTAGTGCATAAAAAAATAATTAAAGAACTTCTGGCAGAAGCTGATATCCAGCACATAAGAAGTACAGCTATACCTAATTGCCTTACAAAGGGTGATTTAGATATACAAGTGCGTGTAATTCCTGAACACTTCTCTAAAGCCGTACAAGCACTTTCACAATTATATGAACTTAATGATGGCAGTGTAAAAACTTCATTCTTCAGTTCATTTAAAGACGATACAAAAATTCCTCCTTTAGGAGTACAATTAAGTGTCATTGATTCTGAATATGATTATATTTGGAAGTTCAGAGATGTTTTATTACGAAGTGATGCTTACAGGATGGAATATGATGAGCTAAAGAGGAAGTATGAAGGCAAAAAGATGGATGAATACAGGGAAGCCAAAAACGAATTTTTCCAAAGATTAATGAAGTCTCCTGAATTTAATAATCTGTGA
- a CDS encoding CPCC family cysteine-rich protein encodes MKYTCPCCGYKTLDEEPTDTYAICKICFWEDDGVQFRDPDYEGGANEVSLRQAQKNFVKFGACEEGCIGFVRKPNGKDIIDPDWNPFI; translated from the coding sequence ATGAAATATACTTGTCCTTGCTGTGGATATAAAACATTAGATGAAGAACCTACCGATACATATGCAATTTGCAAAATATGCTTTTGGGAAGATGATGGTGTTCAATTTCGAGACCCTGATTACGAAGGCGGGGCTAATGAAGTTTCATTAAGGCAAGCACAAAAAAACTTCGTTAAGTTTGGGGCATGCGAAGAAGGCTGTATTGGGTTTGTAAGAAAGCCAAATGGGAAAGATATAATAGACCCTGATTGGAATCCGTTTATTTAG
- a CDS encoding GNAT family N-acetyltransferase has protein sequence MLMIRLPELGIAVINKVRGKGIGNLLMEKLFETASRDGYTSLSFSVDPKNTQAVQLYKKLGFEQCDSSGTSWT, from the coding sequence ATGTTGATGATAAGACTCCCTGAACTGGGTATAGCTGTAATTAATAAAGTAAGAGGTAAGGGAATAGGTAACCTGCTTATGGAAAAGTTATTTGAAACAGCTTCTAGAGATGGTTACACATCACTATCTTTTAGCGTTGACCCTAAAAACACTCAGGCTGTACAACTTTATAAGAAACTTGGATTTGAACAATGTGATTCATCAGGAACATCTTGGACATGA
- a CDS encoding sigma-70 family RNA polymerase sigma factor, giving the protein MEIESHRLVKKAIKGNKSAFEKLVQQHYERIYRTAYLYVHNEEDALDVVQEATYQAFTSIHSLKNPEYFMTWLTRIVIRCSGHVLKRKSNVVPLSDEILSNLPGQVNPNIEESLLLIDAIQQLRENLKMG; this is encoded by the coding sequence ATGGAAATAGAAAGCCACCGGCTAGTTAAAAAAGCAATCAAAGGTAATAAAAGCGCCTTTGAAAAGTTAGTTCAACAACATTATGAAAGAATCTACCGTACTGCCTATCTTTATGTACATAACGAAGAAGATGCGTTGGATGTTGTCCAAGAAGCAACTTATCAGGCCTTTACATCTATCCATTCGTTAAAAAATCCGGAGTATTTTATGACCTGGCTCACCAGGATTGTCATACGATGTTCGGGGCATGTCCTAAAGAGAAAAAGCAATGTTGTTCCTTTGAGTGATGAGATATTGTCAAACCTGCCGGGTCAGGTAAATCCAAACATTGAAGAATCATTATTGCTGATTGATGCAATTCAACAGCTGAGAGAGAATTTAAAAATGGGGTAA
- a CDS encoding polysaccharide deacetylase family protein produces the protein MKKVVMFFLCLLILILPSQVFAQRKVPILIYHSIDEFTGQGSKELYVTPDNFQKQMIYLKDHGYTLLTFDRWQDIDKENKPIFITFDDGYKNNLNAFAIFQKLENERFKPSGTIFVISDFIGRSNRLSKSDLKMMADSGIISIQSHTATHPDLTEIKNYEYELKGSKDKIQKITGKPVNALAYPYGNFNGKVVEETKKYYLFGLTTTPELFSEKGIKDELYLLPRIYIKYSTTLDDFAKIVEGGS, from the coding sequence ATGAAAAAGGTTGTAATGTTTTTCCTATGTCTTCTTATCTTAATTCTTCCATCACAAGTTTTTGCTCAACGAAAAGTACCTATTTTAATTTATCATTCGATTGACGAGTTTACTGGGCAGGGTTCTAAGGAGCTATATGTAACTCCTGATAATTTCCAGAAACAAATGATTTATTTAAAAGACCATGGCTACACATTATTAACTTTTGATCGTTGGCAAGATATTGATAAAGAAAATAAACCCATTTTCATTACTTTTGATGACGGATACAAAAACAATCTGAATGCATTTGCTATCTTTCAAAAACTTGAAAACGAACGTTTTAAACCAAGTGGTACCATTTTTGTTATTTCTGACTTTATCGGTCGTTCAAACCGATTATCGAAATCGGATTTAAAAATGATGGCTGATTCGGGTATAATCTCAATCCAGTCTCATACTGCTACACATCCTGATTTGACGGAAATAAAAAATTATGAATATGAACTGAAAGGGTCCAAAGATAAAATTCAAAAAATAACAGGCAAACCAGTAAATGCTCTTGCGTATCCATACGGAAATTTCAATGGCAAGGTCGTAGAAGAAACGAAGAAATATTATTTGTTTGGACTTACGACAACTCCTGAACTATTTTCTGAGAAGGGCATTAAAGACGAACTTTATCTTTTACCACGAATTTATATCAAGTATTCAACTACTCTTGATGACTTTGCAAAGATAGTTGAAGGCGGTTCCTAG
- a CDS encoding M28 family peptidase — translation MYRKSLTVLLAAGMVLSTGTVFAQTNGATNAQSDTAFDNKVIKKISADKMYNTIAYLSEQPRAAGTEGELRAVKYIESQFKSLGFETKIQPFPIYDTVQNVKVKIGDSDLGGTPRAISGSISGKVTAELVNVGKAKPEEVGENVSGKIALVERGDITFVEKVQNVLNKGAVGVLMYNNSPSGNNFGQVSAGQNIPAVAITQAQGLELVEQLKTKQITSTLEVGKAERIEKTSYNVIASLKPKANKDNGQIVTVGAHHDSVPGGPGANDDASGVSAVLELARILAKTPIDTEIRFLTFGSEERGLVGSSFYADSLPKEDVDRMVAHFQMDMIGGRDAGEDNPAGGLIMYTIDGMKNLVTDLGSSAGARTMDVAIPYGQLGRSDHQPFHELGIPSALFIHSPVEPWYHQPTDTLDKISKEKLQQAAEIVGASVYQIARPETPALTNARVAPGPVDYDFDDRPVD, via the coding sequence ATGTATAGAAAATCACTAACAGTACTATTAGCTGCGGGTATGGTTCTATCAACTGGTACAGTATTTGCACAAACAAACGGGGCAACAAATGCCCAGTCTGACACAGCTTTTGATAACAAAGTTATCAAAAAAATTAGTGCGGACAAAATGTATAATACGATTGCCTATCTATCAGAGCAACCGAGGGCTGCTGGTACAGAAGGGGAGCTCCGTGCAGTCAAATACATAGAAAGTCAGTTTAAGAGTCTTGGTTTTGAAACAAAGATTCAGCCTTTTCCCATCTATGATACGGTGCAAAATGTAAAAGTGAAAATTGGTGACAGTGATTTAGGGGGAACACCGCGTGCCATTAGCGGCAGTATCAGCGGGAAGGTAACGGCCGAACTTGTTAATGTTGGAAAAGCAAAGCCAGAGGAAGTTGGAGAAAATGTATCTGGGAAAATTGCACTAGTTGAACGTGGGGACATTACCTTTGTTGAAAAGGTTCAGAATGTCCTAAATAAAGGAGCGGTTGGCGTTTTAATGTACAACAACTCACCATCAGGAAATAATTTCGGACAAGTATCAGCGGGGCAAAATATACCTGCTGTAGCCATTACCCAAGCCCAAGGGTTAGAGTTGGTCGAACAGCTTAAAACTAAACAAATCACGTCCACTCTGGAAGTGGGAAAAGCTGAAAGAATCGAAAAGACATCCTACAATGTCATCGCTTCCCTAAAACCAAAAGCCAATAAGGATAATGGTCAAATCGTGACTGTTGGAGCCCATCATGACTCTGTCCCGGGCGGCCCTGGTGCAAACGATGATGCTTCGGGTGTATCAGCTGTCCTGGAACTGGCAAGGATCCTGGCCAAAACGCCAATTGACACTGAAATTCGCTTCCTCACGTTCGGATCTGAGGAAAGAGGGCTCGTTGGATCATCCTTCTATGCAGATTCCCTTCCCAAAGAGGATGTAGACCGCATGGTGGCTCACTTCCAAATGGATATGATAGGCGGACGTGATGCTGGCGAGGATAATCCTGCAGGTGGTTTGATTATGTATACCATTGATGGAATGAAAAACCTTGTGACGGACCTGGGTTCCTCAGCAGGGGCCAGAACGATGGATGTTGCGATTCCTTATGGACAGCTGGGCAGGAGTGACCACCAACCATTCCATGAGCTTGGCATTCCATCCGCCTTGTTTATCCATTCCCCTGTAGAGCCTTGGTATCACCAGCCTACAGATACACTGGATAAGATATCGAAAGAAAAATTGCAGCAAGCAGCTGAAATTGTCGGTGCCAGTGTGTATCAAATTGCCCGTCCGGAAACTCCGGCATTAACAAATGCACGTGTAGCTCCTGGCCCGGTAGACTATGATTTTGATGACCGTCCGGTAGATTAA
- a CDS encoding IS110 family transposase, whose amino-acid sequence MEVVIERACGMDVHKDNITACIMTPEGKEIQTFSTKTVFLIQLVDWIKQNNCTHVAMESTSVYWKPIVNLLEAEEIEFLVVNAQHMKAVPGRKTDVKDAEWIAKLLRHGLLKASYIPDRNQRELRELVRYRRSIIEERARQHNRIQKVLEGANIKLGSVVSDVMGVSARDMLNAIAEGEEDPEKLANFARRTMKKKKDELELALKGYINSHQRLMLKTILKHIDFLTEQIEMLDQEVEERVSSYQEDVERLDSIPGIATRMAEQILSEIGTDIKKQFPSAAHMCSWAGLVPGHNESAGKRKSAKTKKGNKYLRSALTEAAHSVRGSKNYLGALYRRTASRKGKKRAGIVVAHAMLRISYYLLTRKEMYVDLGEDYFDKQRQQSIFRHSLRRLESLGYTVTLQEPEAS is encoded by the coding sequence ATGGAAGTAGTCATTGAAAGAGCATGTGGTATGGATGTCCATAAGGACAATATTACTGCATGTATTATGACACCAGAAGGAAAGGAGATTCAAACGTTTTCAACAAAAACTGTTTTTCTAATTCAGTTAGTGGATTGGATTAAACAGAATAACTGTACTCATGTTGCCATGGAGAGTACCAGTGTATATTGGAAACCTATTGTTAATTTATTAGAAGCTGAAGAGATTGAGTTTTTAGTTGTGAATGCTCAACATATGAAAGCAGTGCCAGGGCGTAAAACAGATGTTAAAGATGCAGAATGGATTGCCAAACTTCTTCGTCATGGACTTCTAAAAGCTAGTTACATTCCAGATCGAAATCAACGGGAACTACGTGAACTAGTTCGGTACCGTAGAAGTATCATTGAAGAACGTGCTAGACAACATAATCGCATCCAAAAAGTGTTAGAGGGCGCAAATATTAAGCTAGGCTCAGTGGTTTCAGACGTTATGGGTGTTTCGGCTCGTGACATGCTTAACGCAATTGCCGAAGGTGAAGAAGACCCTGAAAAACTAGCAAACTTTGCTCGACGCACAATGAAAAAGAAGAAAGATGAACTAGAACTCGCCCTTAAAGGTTATATCAATTCGCATCAACGCCTCATGTTAAAAACCATTTTAAAGCATATTGATTTTTTAACAGAGCAAATCGAGATGCTCGACCAAGAGGTCGAGGAAAGAGTAAGCTCCTATCAAGAAGATGTGGAACGATTAGACTCTATTCCTGGCATAGCTACAAGAATGGCTGAGCAAATTTTATCTGAAATTGGGACTGATATTAAGAAACAGTTTCCAAGTGCAGCTCATATGTGTTCTTGGGCAGGACTAGTTCCTGGGCATAACGAAAGTGCGGGAAAAAGAAAATCGGCTAAAACAAAAAAAGGAAACAAGTATTTGAGATCAGCATTAACAGAAGCAGCTCATTCTGTAAGAGGATCTAAAAACTATCTCGGAGCACTGTATAGGCGTACAGCATCACGAAAAGGTAAGAAACGAGCAGGAATAGTAGTCGCTCATGCCATGTTACGTATCTCCTATTATCTCTTAACTCGAAAAGAAATGTATGTAGACTTAGGCGAAGACTACTTTGATAAGCAGAGACAACAATCAATTTTTCGGCACTCACTAAGAAGACTTGAAAGTTTAGGATACACAGTTACGTTACAAGAACCTGAAGCATCTTAA
- a CDS encoding DUF2197 domain-containing protein: MCHIGVITIIYYEVLCYSCKKIFRVYEGSLKYKQFKERKSRTFCCDDCGHKIRIEAIKNFFR, from the coding sequence ATGTGTCACATAGGAGTGATAACAATAATTTACTACGAGGTACTTTGTTATAGTTGTAAAAAAATATTCAGAGTATACGAAGGTTCACTAAAATATAAACAATTTAAGGAAAGAAAGAGTAGGACTTTTTGTTGCGATGATTGTGGTCATAAAATACGCATTGAAGCAATCAAAAATTTCTTTAGATAG
- a CDS encoding DinB family protein: protein MNQRPSEEEYAGDFGEYIRLVPDGNIIDILLAQEKQMTELLASLTESHGAYRYAEGKWTLKEVVGHIADGERVMTYRLLRFARGDQTPLSGFDQELFMPPFGSWTTAQLAEDYRAVRQSTITLLRGLPAEAWSRKGTANNASITARALAYGIAGHEIHHMGVIRNRYLS from the coding sequence ATGAATCAAAGACCGTCAGAAGAAGAATATGCTGGGGACTTCGGAGAGTATATCCGGTTGGTGCCGGATGGCAACATCATCGACATTCTGCTCGCCCAGGAAAAGCAAATGACTGAGCTGTTGGCATCGTTGACCGAAAGCCATGGCGCGTATCGGTATGCGGAAGGAAAATGGACGCTGAAAGAAGTCGTGGGCCACATCGCAGACGGAGAACGCGTCATGACCTACCGCCTGCTCCGGTTCGCAAGAGGGGACCAGACGCCTCTGTCCGGTTTCGACCAGGAATTGTTCATGCCTCCTTTCGGAAGCTGGACAACCGCGCAATTGGCCGAAGACTACCGGGCCGTACGGCAATCGACGATCACACTGCTGCGCGGGTTACCGGCGGAGGCGTGGTCCCGCAAAGGCACAGCCAACAACGCAAGCATTACGGCGCGTGCCCTCGCGTACGGCATCGCAGGACACGAGATTCATCACATGGGGGTCATCCGAAATCGGTATTTGAGTTAG